The following coding sequences are from one Stigmatopora nigra isolate UIUO_SnigA chromosome 12, RoL_Snig_1.1, whole genome shotgun sequence window:
- the cryzl1 gene encoding quinone oxidoreductase-like protein 1 — MKGLFCRIDGSDLKFVTQETTLPEVLGSHDVRIHVKACALSPVDPRLLQDVGLQSNAIPLGRELVGIVQQVGPKVTFFQPDDEVVGILPLDSTCSGLGDVVDINEQYLVEKPEKLSRTSVAGALEDGLRAYTALHTQARVAAGQTLLVVDGASSFGLMCIQLACYYGVKVLTTSHSQEQHAFLEKLRPSVVRVIPVFKNPSDLLAAIMEETGGLGVDIVVDQGVSLQEKEELTLHPHKHDIITALAVGGHWVTSHQDLQLDPPDSRLMFLKSASLSFLNPQVWLASSSQQGRYLHILKDIVEKMSSGILRPQPKEARPLQEAASAMEDLQLNHKKKTVIEM, encoded by the exons ATGAAGGGTTTGTTTTGCCGAATTGATGGCAGCGATCTCAAATTTGTCACCCAGGAAACG ACCCTTCCTGAGGTTCTTGGCAGTCATGACGTCAGAATTCACGTGAAGGCGTGTGCCCTCAGCCCAGTTGACCCCAGA CTTCTGCAAGATGTGGGCCTGCAAAGCAATGCAATCCCCCTCGGCAGAGAGCTGGTGGGCATTGTTCAACAAG TCGGACCAAAAGTCACTTTCTtccaacccgatgatgaggttGTCG GTATTCTACCACTGGACTCCACCTGCTCAGGACTTGGCGATGTCGTCGACATAAATGAGCAGTATTTAG TGGAGAAGCCAGAGAAGTTGAGCCGAACGAGTGTGGCGGGGGCGCTAGAGGATGGCCTGCGTGCATATACCGCCCTCCACACTCAAGCTCGAGTGGCCGCCGGACAGACGCTTCTGGTGGTGGATGGTGCCAGT TCTTTTGGCCTGATGTGTATCCAACTGGCTTGCTACTATGGCGTGAAGGTTCTGACCACGTCGCACTCACAAGAGCAGCACGCCTTCTTGGAAAAACTAAGGCCCAGCGTTG TGAGGGTGATTCCTGTATTCAAAAACCCATCTGACCTTCTGGCGGCTATTATGGAAGAGACTGGGGGTCTAGGAGTGGACATAGTAGTCGACCAAGGAG TCAGCCTGCAAGAAAAAGAGGAGCTGACCCTTCATCCACACAAACATGACATCATAACAGCCTTGGCAGTGGGTGGCCACTGGGTGACGTCCCACCAAGACCTGCAA ttggatCCTCCTGACAGCAGGTTAATGTTCTTGAAGTCAGCCTCCCTATCATTCCTCAACCCTCAAGTGTGGTTAGCATCTTCATCCCAGCAGGGACGCTACCTCC ATATTCTTAAAGACATTGTCGAGAAGATGTCATCTGGAATACTCAG ACCTCAGCCCAAGGAAGCGCGCCCCCTCCAGGAGGCGGCATCAGCAATGGAGGATTTGCAGCTCAACCACAAGAAAAAGACTGTGATTGAAATGTGA